From Candidatus Cybelea sp., one genomic window encodes:
- a CDS encoding DUF3553 domain-containing protein: MLLETEVLNDVQSAAVRQTDGPVLIFAGAGSGKTRVLTHRIAYLLKELRIAPDRVLAVTFTNKAAGEMKTRLQNMIGTDARDVWVGTFHSMCVRILRRDGSRIGIAPTFAVIDDADQRQLVREILDDLDYDERQLSPGACLAEIDKAKNALIWPDEYVGRQTSFLGERIANVYTEYQRRLNESNSLDFDDLIVRAIDLLERDKDVREKYQRKFEYVLVDEYQDVNAAQYRLVALLAARSGNITVVGDDDQSIYSWRGSDYRMILRFEEDFPGSNVFKLEENYRSSGRILEAANALVANNRSRAAKKLFTSRDEGEAISVYPAATERDEARYVVEKIKNLVREGSAYRDFVVLYRTNAQSRVFEEALLAEGIPYRVVGGVGFYARTEIKDIVAYLRYIVNSSDALAFKRIVNVPRRGIGQQTLSALVQSAGSARLSVGEAIFNGELLRTAVPKKLKELERFADLISDLRRRAQEFNVADLLVAVMEESGYLRELQSEDTHDARARLENLQELIGVAREYETNDEEPSLAGFLANIALVSDLDALDDEASYVTLMTLHSAKGLEFPSVFLTGLEEGVFPHSRALTEQVELEEERRLAYVGITRAIDRLFLTYAARRALFGNTYAYPKSRFIEELPSLLILESDSVPLARPAGGRWREVAIHESAGAGMHLGLKAGDRVRHPKWGEGRIESIVGAGGDGLVTIDFPNVGQKMLMLKYAPLEKI; this comes from the coding sequence ATGCTCCTCGAAACCGAAGTCCTCAACGACGTGCAATCTGCCGCCGTTCGGCAGACCGATGGCCCCGTCTTGATTTTTGCTGGTGCGGGCAGCGGAAAAACCCGCGTACTTACCCATCGCATCGCCTACCTGCTTAAAGAACTGCGCATCGCGCCGGATCGCGTTCTGGCGGTAACCTTTACGAACAAAGCCGCGGGTGAGATGAAAACCCGCCTGCAGAACATGATCGGCACCGATGCCCGCGACGTATGGGTCGGTACTTTTCACTCGATGTGCGTGCGCATCTTGCGCCGCGACGGTTCGCGCATCGGCATCGCGCCGACGTTTGCCGTCATCGACGACGCCGATCAGCGTCAGCTCGTACGCGAGATTCTCGACGATCTCGATTACGACGAGCGCCAGCTTTCGCCCGGCGCCTGTCTTGCGGAGATCGACAAAGCGAAGAACGCGCTGATCTGGCCCGACGAATACGTCGGGCGCCAGACCTCGTTCCTCGGCGAGCGCATCGCCAACGTCTACACCGAGTACCAGCGCCGCCTCAACGAGTCGAACTCGCTGGACTTCGACGACCTCATCGTCCGCGCGATCGATCTGCTCGAGCGCGACAAGGACGTTCGCGAGAAGTACCAGCGCAAGTTCGAGTACGTTTTGGTCGACGAATACCAAGACGTCAATGCCGCGCAGTACCGGCTCGTCGCCCTGCTGGCCGCGCGCTCTGGAAACATCACCGTCGTCGGCGACGACGACCAATCGATTTACTCGTGGCGCGGCAGCGACTACCGCATGATCCTGCGCTTCGAAGAAGACTTCCCGGGCTCCAACGTCTTCAAGCTCGAGGAGAACTATCGCAGTTCGGGGCGGATCCTCGAAGCGGCCAACGCGCTCGTCGCCAACAATCGTTCGCGGGCCGCCAAGAAGCTCTTCACCTCGCGCGACGAAGGCGAGGCGATCTCGGTCTATCCGGCGGCGACCGAGCGCGACGAAGCCCGCTACGTCGTCGAGAAAATCAAGAATCTCGTGCGCGAAGGCTCGGCCTATCGCGATTTCGTCGTTCTCTACCGAACCAACGCCCAGTCGCGCGTCTTTGAAGAAGCGTTGCTGGCCGAGGGAATTCCCTATCGGGTCGTCGGCGGGGTCGGTTTCTACGCGCGTACCGAGATCAAAGATATCGTTGCGTACCTTCGTTACATCGTCAACTCGTCGGACGCGCTTGCGTTCAAGCGGATCGTCAACGTGCCGCGGCGCGGCATCGGCCAGCAGACGCTCTCGGCGCTCGTGCAGTCGGCCGGCTCGGCACGCCTCTCGGTGGGCGAGGCGATCTTCAACGGCGAGCTGCTGCGCACGGCGGTCCCCAAGAAACTCAAGGAGCTGGAGCGCTTTGCGGATCTGATCAGCGACCTGCGCCGGCGCGCACAAGAGTTTAACGTCGCCGATCTGCTCGTCGCAGTCATGGAAGAGTCCGGCTACCTTCGCGAGCTGCAGAGCGAGGATACGCACGACGCTCGGGCGCGCCTGGAGAACCTTCAGGAACTGATCGGCGTCGCGCGCGAGTACGAAACGAACGACGAGGAACCGTCCCTGGCCGGCTTCCTCGCCAACATTGCGCTCGTCAGCGACCTCGATGCGCTCGACGACGAAGCGTCCTACGTCACGCTGATGACGCTGCACAGCGCGAAGGGACTCGAGTTTCCCAGCGTCTTCCTCACCGGCCTCGAAGAGGGGGTCTTCCCGCACAGCCGGGCGCTCACCGAACAGGTCGAACTCGAAGAAGAGCGTCGTCTTGCCTACGTCGGCATCACGCGGGCGATCGATCGTCTCTTCCTTACCTACGCCGCGCGTCGCGCGCTCTTCGGCAACACCTACGCCTATCCGAAATCGCGTTTTATCGAGGAGCTGCCGTCACTGCTGATTCTCGAAAGCGACAGCGTTCCACTGGCGCGCCCGGCCGGCGGCCGGTGGCGCGAAGTCGCCATCCACGAATCCGCGGGTGCGGGCATGCATCTCGGCCTCAAGGCCGGCGACCGTGTGCGCCATCCGAAGTGGGGCGAAGGCCGGATCGAGAGCATCGTCGGTGCGGGCGGGGACGGCTTGGTCACGATCGACTTCCCCAACGTCGGGCAGAAGATGCTGATGCTGAAGTACGCGCCCCTCGAAAAAATCTAG
- a CDS encoding HNH endonuclease signature motif containing protein, with the protein MGRRLHDWGAVQAYHDLGHGFVECARHFGFSHTAWTKAIKRGALRAAPSRFRDRRRRYDWAEVQAYYDVANSYRKTAAHFGFCSVAWYKAIQRGEIQPRPPETGMPIGELLSSPKRNRSHLKGRLLRAKLLENRCQGCGLETWLGRPLNMHLDHTNGIKTDNRLENLRMLCPNCHSQTPTYSGRNAKLRRLQDLRAVM; encoded by the coding sequence ATGGGACGCAGACTTCACGATTGGGGCGCGGTGCAGGCATATCACGACCTCGGGCACGGCTTCGTCGAATGCGCTCGCCATTTCGGTTTTTCGCACACCGCTTGGACTAAGGCGATCAAACGCGGCGCACTTCGTGCGGCGCCGTCACGATTTCGCGATCGGCGGCGACGTTACGATTGGGCGGAAGTGCAGGCGTACTATGATGTGGCGAACAGCTATCGAAAAACAGCAGCGCATTTCGGTTTTTGCTCGGTGGCGTGGTACAAGGCAATTCAAAGAGGGGAAATCCAGCCGCGGCCGCCCGAAACGGGTATGCCAATCGGCGAGCTTCTCTCAAGCCCGAAGAGGAATCGTAGCCACCTTAAAGGACGCCTGCTTCGCGCAAAGCTGCTGGAGAACCGCTGCCAGGGATGTGGGCTCGAGACTTGGCTCGGCCGGCCTTTAAACATGCACCTCGACCACACCAACGGCATTAAAACCGACAACCGCCTTGAGAACCTAAGGATGCTGTGCCCGAACTGTCACAGCCAGACGCCTACGTATAGCGGACGGAACGCCAAGCTGCGCCGCTTGCAAGACCTCAGGGCGGTCATGTAG
- a CDS encoding aspartate kinase: MNATARIAVLKFGGTSVATREQRLLAFRRVRDACDSGFATVAVVSAMGRSPEPYATDTLLSMLGGQAGNANADLLLAAGELISAAVFAGELSAEGIAAVALSGAQAGIITNDRHGDATIVRVEPNAIRELLEKQVVPVIAGFQGVAEDGAITTLGRGGTDLSAIAIGHALDAQRVDIYTDVSGAMTGDPRRIPTARTIDRASLTEMSELADQGAKVMHSKAAEYANRTGTRYAVKGLTTDRGTIVDEDVDHHRPVTGVTSSGRVTWVRIIRGDIESPERRMQTELEMFRRVAEAEISIDQVTINQAGVAFVVEGDRGSDIRRLLSDLNLAVRVREGCSKLSVVGMGMRYAPGVVHNVVAALSNADVEIIHCTDSNVTISVLVPAAQAERAENAVHDQFCLERGDPDE; this comes from the coding sequence ATGAACGCGACCGCCCGCATCGCCGTCCTGAAGTTCGGCGGCACCTCGGTCGCGACGCGCGAGCAACGACTCCTAGCGTTCCGGCGCGTGCGCGATGCGTGCGACTCCGGATTTGCAACCGTCGCGGTCGTTTCGGCGATGGGCCGTTCCCCCGAACCGTACGCGACCGATACGCTGCTCTCGATGCTCGGCGGCCAGGCTGGGAATGCGAACGCGGACCTGCTGCTCGCCGCGGGCGAGCTGATCTCGGCGGCCGTCTTCGCGGGCGAGCTGAGCGCCGAAGGCATCGCGGCCGTCGCGCTCTCCGGCGCGCAGGCCGGCATCATCACCAACGATCGTCACGGCGACGCCACAATTGTGCGGGTCGAGCCGAACGCGATTCGCGAACTGCTCGAGAAGCAGGTCGTTCCGGTCATCGCCGGCTTTCAGGGCGTCGCCGAAGACGGGGCGATCACGACGCTCGGGCGCGGCGGCACCGATCTCTCGGCGATCGCTATCGGTCACGCGCTCGACGCGCAGCGCGTCGATATCTACACCGACGTCAGCGGCGCGATGACCGGTGATCCGCGGCGCATCCCCACCGCACGCACCATCGACCGCGCCTCGCTCACTGAGATGAGCGAACTCGCCGATCAGGGCGCAAAGGTGATGCACTCCAAGGCCGCCGAGTACGCCAACCGTACCGGGACCCGTTACGCGGTCAAGGGCCTCACGACCGATCGCGGGACGATCGTCGACGAAGACGTCGATCACCACCGCCCGGTCACCGGCGTCACCTCGTCGGGGCGGGTAACGTGGGTGCGCATCATTCGCGGCGATATCGAATCGCCCGAGCGCCGGATGCAGACCGAGCTCGAGATGTTTCGCCGCGTCGCCGAGGCCGAGATCTCGATCGATCAAGTTACGATCAATCAAGCGGGCGTTGCGTTCGTCGTGGAGGGGGACCGCGGCAGCGACATCCGCCGGTTGCTCAGCGATCTCAACCTTGCGGTGCGGGTGCGCGAGGGATGCTCGAAGCTCTCCGTCGTCGGCATGGGAATGCGCTACGCTCCGGGCGTCGTACACAACGTCGTGGCGGCCCTCTCGAATGCGGATGTCGAGATCATTCACTGCACCGACAGCAACGTGACGATCTCAGTGCTCGTGCCGGCCGCGCAGGCCGAGCGGGCCGAGAATGCCGTTCACGATCAGTTTTGTCTGGAACGAGGAGATCCCGACGAATGA
- the dapB gene encoding 4-hydroxy-tetrahydrodipicolinate reductase: MVPQGLRIAVAGIHGRMGTIAREALERSGEFCCGLARRSDSITDVVDSVDAVIARKPDVLLDLTTQPGSYDISLAAVARGLPTVIGTSGWSAEQRAVLAATAQERGVGVLLVPNFSLGATLMMRFAEQAARFFPDAEIVELHHAGKKDKPSGTARETAERMERAGGRLPGIHSVRLPGMVAHQEVMLGGTGEVLTIRHDSLSRDSFVAGMLAAVHAVGSRRGLSVGLDAILDDAPLSFGTPA; the protein is encoded by the coding sequence ATGGTGCCTCAAGGTTTGAGGATCGCGGTCGCTGGAATCCACGGACGCATGGGGACGATCGCGCGAGAAGCGCTCGAGCGCAGCGGCGAGTTTTGCTGTGGTTTGGCACGCCGCTCGGATAGCATCACGGACGTCGTCGATTCCGTCGACGCGGTTATCGCCCGCAAACCCGACGTGCTGCTCGATCTCACGACGCAGCCCGGCAGCTACGACATCTCACTCGCGGCCGTGGCGCGCGGACTTCCGACCGTCATCGGTACCAGCGGATGGAGCGCCGAACAGCGCGCCGTCCTCGCGGCGACCGCCCAAGAGCGCGGCGTCGGCGTTCTGCTCGTCCCCAACTTTTCGCTCGGCGCGACGCTGATGATGCGCTTTGCCGAGCAGGCCGCCCGCTTTTTTCCCGACGCTGAGATCGTCGAGCTCCACCATGCCGGCAAGAAAGACAAACCTTCGGGCACCGCACGGGAAACCGCCGAGCGCATGGAGCGCGCGGGCGGCCGGCTACCCGGAATTCACAGCGTTCGTCTGCCGGGGATGGTCGCCCACCAAGAAGTGATGCTCGGAGGAACCGGCGAGGTGCTGACGATTCGTCACGATTCGCTCAGCCGCGACTCGTTCGTTGCCGGCATGCTGGCCGCCGTGCACGCGGTCGGGAGCCGCCGCGGGCTTTCCGTCGGACTCGACGCGATACTCGACGATGCGCCGCTCTCGTTTGGAACTCCCGCGTGA
- a CDS encoding NDP-sugar synthase encodes MQAIVLVGGEGTRLRPLTYGTPKPMVPIMNVPFLARTLERLFAAEILDVILAAGYMPQAIIDYFGDGSRLGMKVTYAIEETPLGTAGALINVEQHITGPFFVLNGDIFTSLDLTTMRRYHEEKGGVGCLHLIRVEDPSAFGCVAHEPDGRITAFIEKPPKEEAQTDEINAGTYLLEREILSLIPPGRNVSIERETFPKAIADGKKLYAYTTTDYWIDLGRPEQYLAAHRDVLSGAMPLLVEPGISGNGGDVLRGHPGVVPPVHADADVVVDASATVGPNVVLGRGCSIGASAVVRESVLWECVSVGAGAVIEEAILASNVTVGPKTQIGRGSVIGHDVSLEPGTIVEAGARVGSPT; translated from the coding sequence ATGCAGGCAATCGTTTTGGTTGGCGGCGAGGGGACGCGGCTTCGCCCCTTGACCTACGGCACCCCCAAGCCGATGGTGCCCATCATGAACGTGCCCTTTCTGGCCCGCACCCTCGAGCGTTTGTTCGCGGCCGAGATACTGGACGTGATCCTCGCTGCCGGCTATATGCCGCAGGCGATCATCGATTACTTTGGCGACGGATCGCGCCTCGGCATGAAAGTGACCTACGCGATCGAGGAGACCCCGCTCGGCACGGCCGGCGCGCTCATAAACGTCGAGCAGCACATCACCGGACCGTTTTTCGTGCTCAACGGCGACATTTTTACGAGCCTCGATTTGACCACGATGCGCCGCTACCACGAAGAGAAGGGCGGCGTTGGCTGTCTGCATTTGATTCGTGTCGAGGATCCGTCGGCATTCGGCTGCGTCGCGCACGAACCCGACGGCCGGATCACCGCCTTCATCGAAAAACCGCCGAAAGAAGAAGCGCAGACCGACGAAATCAACGCCGGAACCTATCTGCTCGAGCGTGAGATTCTCTCGCTGATTCCTCCCGGGCGCAACGTTTCGATCGAACGCGAGACCTTCCCCAAAGCGATCGCGGACGGAAAGAAGCTCTACGCGTACACGACGACCGATTATTGGATCGATCTCGGGCGGCCGGAGCAGTATCTGGCTGCCCACCGCGACGTGCTCAGCGGCGCGATGCCGCTGCTCGTCGAACCGGGAATCAGCGGCAACGGCGGCGACGTGCTCCGCGGCCACCCGGGAGTCGTTCCACCCGTCCACGCCGACGCCGACGTCGTGGTGGACGCCAGCGCCACCGTGGGCCCAAACGTCGTCCTTGGCCGGGGCTGCAGCATCGGGGCGAGCGCGGTCGTTCGCGAGTCCGTCTTGTGGGAGTGCGTCAGCGTCGGCGCCGGGGCCGTTATAGAGGAAGCGATTCTCGCGAGCAACGTCACGGTCGGCCCGAAAACCCAGATCGGCCGGGGCAGCGTCATCGGCCACGACGTGAGCCTCGAACCGGGTACGATAGTGGAGGCCGGCGCAAGGGTCGGCTCGCCGACCTAG
- a CDS encoding glycosyltransferase family 4 protein, with the protein MLPPQVLFLGSYPPRECGIATFTKDVVDAYDRAFSFSSPVIAIDEPDAEVRRYGPEVVARIKEQNRESYARAAELVSVYPIELVNIQHEYGLFGGERGEWLVDFIRVLQKPVVLTMHTVLPEPDEDYLRVTRALCEQASKVVALSETGRGLLENIYGVDPERLAVIHHGVPDVPFQDTDAAKASFGIGQRTVISTFGLISRGKGLEYAIEAMRDVVKRHPETLYLILGETHPVVRRQEGESYRESLISMVRDFGLNYNVQLIDKYLDFDEVVSYLAATDIYLTPYLNPAQIVSGTLAYAVGCGKAIVSTPYLYAQELLAHNRGFLCDFRDAASIASRLNMLLDDPALRRATERRAYRFGRQMTWPHVAAQYGALFAELCPRGPMELVNTA; encoded by the coding sequence ATGCTTCCACCCCAGGTTTTATTCTTGGGCTCGTATCCGCCCCGGGAGTGCGGAATTGCGACCTTTACGAAGGATGTGGTCGATGCCTACGACCGTGCCTTCAGCTTTTCGAGCCCGGTCATCGCGATCGATGAACCGGATGCCGAGGTGCGCCGCTACGGGCCCGAGGTTGTGGCGCGCATCAAGGAACAGAACCGCGAGAGCTACGCCCGAGCCGCCGAACTCGTCTCCGTCTATCCGATCGAGCTGGTCAACATTCAGCACGAGTACGGGCTGTTCGGGGGCGAACGCGGCGAGTGGCTCGTCGATTTTATTCGCGTCCTGCAGAAGCCGGTCGTTTTGACGATGCATACCGTTCTGCCGGAGCCCGACGAAGACTATCTGCGCGTGACGCGAGCGCTCTGCGAGCAGGCGTCGAAGGTCGTCGCGCTCTCGGAGACCGGACGCGGGCTGTTAGAGAATATTTACGGCGTCGATCCCGAGCGGCTGGCCGTCATCCATCACGGCGTGCCCGACGTGCCGTTTCAGGATACCGACGCCGCCAAGGCCTCCTTCGGCATCGGCCAGCGCACCGTCATCTCGACCTTCGGTTTGATCAGCCGCGGAAAGGGCCTCGAGTATGCGATCGAGGCGATGCGCGACGTCGTCAAGCGTCATCCCGAGACGCTCTATCTGATCCTCGGTGAAACGCATCCCGTCGTACGCCGTCAGGAAGGCGAGTCGTACCGCGAATCGCTGATCTCGATGGTGCGCGACTTCGGCCTGAACTATAACGTGCAGCTGATCGACAAATACTTGGATTTCGACGAGGTCGTCAGCTATCTCGCGGCGACCGACATCTATCTCACGCCCTACCTGAACCCCGCGCAGATCGTCAGCGGAACGCTGGCCTACGCCGTCGGCTGCGGCAAGGCGATCGTCTCGACGCCGTATCTCTACGCGCAAGAGCTCCTGGCCCATAATCGCGGTTTTCTCTGCGATTTTCGCGACGCCGCCTCGATTGCGAGCCGGCTGAACATGCTGCTCGACGATCCCGCGCTGCGGCGCGCGACCGAACGCCGCGCCTATCGCTTCGGACGGCAGATGACGTGGCCGCACGTCGCCGCGCAGTACGGAGCGCTCTTTGCCGAGCTCTGCCCGCGCGGACCGATGGAGCTCGTGAACACTGCGTAA
- a CDS encoding aspartate-semialdehyde dehydrogenase, with translation MKIAVVGATGAVGEMILAVLEERDVPVAQLAPFASRERRAAVRFRGDRLDVRAASDDALRGYDVVFFAGGEDASEKYAPALIERGSVVIDNSATFRMRHGVPLIVPEVNADEMRPEHRLFPVANCTAILLCTALRPIRDAAGLKTVHVATYQAASGAGRAGLDELEAGERAVVSGEAEPEPIVFPRRLARNVVPHVGDFDDEGWSGEERKVREESKKMLGLPDLEISVTSVRVPVRTAHSEAVFVQTQRATTCAELATAFESAPGIVFHSQGIVTPRDVEGTDEVHVARLRALRQAQGDSGTEFALWCVGDQLRKGAATNAVQILELLLQKGFLAA, from the coding sequence GTGAAGATCGCGGTCGTGGGCGCCACCGGCGCCGTCGGCGAGATGATTCTCGCGGTGCTCGAAGAGCGCGACGTACCGGTCGCACAGCTGGCGCCCTTCGCCTCGCGCGAACGCCGCGCCGCGGTGCGGTTTCGCGGCGACCGGCTCGACGTACGCGCGGCCTCGGACGACGCACTGCGCGGCTACGACGTCGTGTTCTTCGCCGGCGGCGAGGATGCGAGCGAAAAGTATGCTCCGGCGCTGATCGAACGCGGTTCCGTCGTTATCGACAACAGCGCGACGTTTAGGATGCGCCACGGCGTGCCGCTGATCGTTCCGGAGGTCAACGCCGACGAAATGCGTCCGGAGCACCGGCTCTTTCCGGTCGCCAACTGCACGGCGATCCTGCTCTGCACGGCGTTGCGCCCGATTCGCGATGCGGCCGGTTTGAAGACCGTCCACGTGGCGACGTACCAGGCCGCCAGCGGCGCAGGCCGGGCCGGGCTCGACGAGCTCGAGGCCGGCGAACGCGCCGTCGTCAGCGGCGAAGCCGAACCGGAGCCGATCGTCTTTCCCCGCCGCCTCGCGCGCAACGTCGTGCCGCACGTGGGAGACTTCGACGATGAGGGCTGGAGCGGCGAAGAGCGCAAGGTGCGCGAGGAAAGCAAGAAGATGCTCGGGCTTCCCGATCTCGAGATAAGCGTAACATCCGTTCGCGTTCCGGTGCGCACCGCGCACAGTGAAGCGGTCTTCGTGCAGACGCAGCGCGCCACGACCTGTGCAGAGCTGGCGACGGCCTTCGAAAGCGCGCCCGGGATCGTCTTTCATTCGCAGGGCATCGTGACGCCGCGCGACGTCGAAGGAACCGACGAGGTGCACGTCGCGCGTCTGCGCGCCCTTCGACAAGCTCAGGGTGACAGCGGCACGGAGTTTGCGCTGTGGTGCGTTGGCGATCAACTGCGCAAAGGCGCGGCGACCAACGCCGTGCAAATTCTCGAGCTGCTGCTGCAAAAGGGATTTCTCGCCGCATGA